ACTCTGGAGGTGGTCAAGAATCAAACTGAGTTGTTTAGGTAAGCTTAATTGAAAGATTCTGGCTTAAAATCCGATCTGATTGTCTGTTTTTCCACTAAAGTTTAGACAAATCACCGGAGAACTTGCAAAACCTCAACACTCTgcgaccgcgaattcttcaggttCTGCGAAAGGGCTCTATTAGTGCTCTGGAGCGTGGACCTCGCGTTGGTGGGCAGGTGGTGGAGACGCAGATTCGCCTGCACAACGCGACTATTGGACGGGGCACCGCAGATTCCTTTGTCATGGCCACGGCAGCACAGTGTGTGCAAAAGGTACAGAGGTTTAATCTGTAATATTTAAGGTGGCTTATAAACACTCTCTATTATCATACAGCTACTGAGCACCAGTGGAACCCGGCTGTTGGAACCCATCATGGCCCTTCAAATTGTGGCACCCAGCGAACGCATTTCCGGCATTATGGCCGATCTTTCACGACGGCGTGCGTTGATCAACGATGTGCTGCCAAAGGGTGAAAGAAATAAGGTGAATGCGCTTAATACTTTTAtcccaaaattattattaatttaatacacTCTTTTTCTCAGATGATTCTGGTGAATGCGCCTTTGGCCGAGCTCTCCGGTTACTCCAGTGCCCTGCGCACGATTAGTTCCGGCACAGCCAGCATGACTATGCAGCCATGTGGCTTCTCTTCCATGAACTCTGCCGACGAAACGCTGGCGGAGCGAAGGGCCCAGGGCCTTGAATAGTTTAGATTCTAAACTTTAGAATTGTTAACTAGTTGTAGGCAAGCAGGCGGGTTTCCAACTGCCAGCTGCCCTGATTGGGGCAGCTGtttgtttgtaaatttggatCTGTCCAACAATAGATATTTTTGTGACTCAATACATGTCGGACcccgaatattattttgttgttaatttTCAGACCCGAGCCTCGAGTTGTAAATTCGCGTCacagtttggttttttttttggtcttaAGCTCTAGACGCAATCATGGCGTTCTCCACGCAAAAGGAGTTCTTTCACGTGCCGTTCAACAACGAGACATACGAATTCGAGTGCATCGATGCGTGCGTTAAGCTGAAGAGCTATCCATCCACCATCGACGACAGATCGTGGTCGGCCAACGAGGACAAGAAGTCGCAGTTTGTGGCCGATCTGGTGGCCTGCAATTCACCGATCAAGAAGGAGCGTGACGGCGATGCAAGGCCAAAGCCTAGGACAACGACTCCCTTGGGTCCGGAGGATGAGTACGGCAGCAACTTGGTTGTGGGCGACAGTCTGATTAATGCCGCCGACGACACCATCGGCCGAATGCAGGATCTGATGATCAAGAACAACATGCTGCAGAAGAAACTGGCCGACTCCGATGAAAAGCTGAGGACTGCAAATCAGGAGAGTGACGAGATCAAGCGGATTATGGACCAGCGCTACGATCCGGACAAGAGCAAggctctgaaaaataagatcAGGCAGCTGGCCGACGACGGCAAGATCACTCCGCAGGACGAGAAGGAGCTGAACGATCTGCAGGCGGCCATCGACGACATGAACAAGGCCCACGACATTCTCGAGGCGGAGAATGCCAATCTAAAGCGGCTGATTGACAAGCAATCGAAGCGCTGCAAGCTGGACAGCATTCCCGTGGAGCCGGAAAAGAGCACCGACATTCCGTACCTGCAGAAGAAGATCGACGATCTGGGCAAGGAGGTGGCCCTACTGCGCGAGTTCGAGGACGAGGTGATGAAGCGGTGTGCTAAGAAGTGCGGTGCCGAGggaggcggcggtggaggTGGAGCTCCTGCAGGCTCAAGGGGCGGTTCTCCTGGCAAGGGCAGCTTCTCGCCGAACAAGGATGCCGATAATATCCAAAAGATCCTGGCCGATCGCGATGCCCTGCGCAAAAAGTGCAAGGAACTGGAGGAGCTGGGCGAAAAGGTTAACCAGCTGGAGGAAAAGGCCAACGAGGCGGAGTGCTTGACGAACAACCTGGAGGAGAATCTGCGGCAGCAGTGCCACTGCATGCAGCAGTTGCAGTGCGAGATGCAGGACATGCAGAGCTACTACGAGAACGAGGTGGACAAGGCCAAGGGAAACGAGGAGATACTAAAGGTGCAAGAGCTGTATAAGTCTTTCTAAACTAATATATGAATCTCTTCCTTTAGTGTCGGTGCAATCAGATGAAGCAGGAGCTAGTGGCTGCCAAGTGCGCCGCCCAGCGGGCCCAGTGCCAGCAAATGGAGATCGATGTGCTGCGCAACGAGCTGCGGAAGCGGGATATAGCCATCAACGCCTACGACTGCCAGTACCAGCAGCTAATGGTGAGTATCGGCACGCAGCTGCTGGGACGGACCATCTAAACGCCTTTCATTCGGCCTCCAGATGAAGGCCAAGATGTTCAAGAGCGCCGGCTACCGTTTCCTCGACGATCTGCCGCCCGATTGCAGCGAGAGTTGTGTCGATGGGGCCGAGGATGATGAGGAGGAGGGAAACGGAGCGCCCTGAATCCGGGATAACTTTTCCTTTTGTTCAGATTGTTTCCAAATTTCCAACAGCCATTTATCGAAATCTAAAGTTTTATCAAATTAAACCATTCATGCAACCGTAAAGTGagatttttattcaaaacgTTTGAaactcttgttttaaaaagtaacggaaaatatttaaaaaccggAAATAGttgactttttttaaatcgataacGGTTTGTTTACCTCATCGAAGTTATCGAATGTCACATTTGCCAGCAGAACGCGTTAGTGCCTTTTAGGAGGTGGATTTTTGTGGAGTAAATtacataaataacaataaataataattaaaatacgaTGGAGAAGCTTGCGTCGGCCAAAACGTGTCTCAAACTGTTGCAGGTGAGTGCCTGACTAGTTGGGCAATCGAACATGTCCCCTGTAACGACGCTTTCATTGACAATTCCAGGTTGTGCCCGGCGTGCAGCAGGCGGTCACCATTCCAGGTGGAATGGTTAATCCGCTCCAGAATCTGATCCAAATGCAGCAGGTGCGCCACCGACAGACGAAGCACTGGCAGCCCGAGTTCAAGCGCCTGCGCAAGCAGAAGTTCGTGAAGATGGATCTGCCCAATCTGCGCGAGAAACAGGAGGACATCAGCAAGGAGGAGATGCGCAGCCGGATGAAGGAGCGCGGTGTTCTGCCGCCGCGTCCCTGGATGGAGCGTCCGTTCCACATCAGTTGCACCGGCGGCATCTTCGAGGCGTATGTCCCGCCGGAGGGCGATGGCAAGAAGTCGATCATCTCGTCGACGGGCGCCAAACAGAAGCTTGAGTTCCTGGAGAAGAAGTCCAAGAGCCTGATGGCCGTGCGCAAGATTCGCTCCTACGAGGAGAGCTTTAGCAGCGACGAGTTCGGCGCCGAGGCCCAGGAAATCTACATCCAGGCGCACACGCACATGGCCGCCAAGGATAAGTACAAGATCCGTGAGTTCGTCAGCGAACGGTGCTATCCGGAGATGATGCACAACGTCAAGGACAAGACCATTCGCTGGAAGTTCCTGCAGTCGCTGGAGCCGCCGCGCGTCGTCCATGCCCGCGTCACCGAGGTGATCACCAAGGAGAACCAGTTCGCCCAGGTCACCGTGCGCTTCCACAGCCAACAGATGCTGGCCATCTACGACCGCTTCGGCCGCCTGATGCACGGCAGCGAGATCCTCACCAAGGACGTGTTGGAGTATGTTGTCTTTGAGAAGCACATCTCCAATGAGTACGGCAAGTGGCGGCTGCACGACAAGATCATCCCCGATTGGCTTCCGGCCAAGCAGCCGGCTCCCATCACCTATCGCCTCATCGAGGACGTGGAGGAGGAGCCGCCAAAGGAACTGAGTGCTGGCGAAGGAGAAAAGGAAACCAAACCACTGGAGATAGGCAGCGAACAGCCCagggagcagctgcagctgtcCACGCCGGTCGAGAGCCGTGCGAAACCTTCCCTGTCCATTTGATTGTACTTCTTATGGGCCGCCTGGCGGCTCAAAAGGATGCGCCTTAATGTAGCCCAATGATTTatgattataatttaaaaagatatattttcatttgtttttattttacatgttAATTGCGAATACGAGTATGGGTTATAAATATGTAACTTTGAACCAATACTTCCGCATAACGGTatgtataaatgtatttacatattttcttGTCCATTTGTTATTTagtaagtttttttaattttattatagttAAAATAgagattttaaactttttttaaagcaagttATCAAACGTCGTCAGCACCTATcgacattatttcaaaatttattgatAAATTAAGCCGAAGCAAATAACATATGGCGATGTAAGTCAATGTACTAAACCAACCGTCTTCCGTTGGAAGAGATACCCCCATTGACATCATAATTGCCCTTTTTAGCAGTAGATTTCGGCTTTCTTTTAGAAGCTTGTTACTAGAGTAATGGACATAGTCAGAAAACTCAACTTTTGCGTTgaagtttatttttgaaggTTTGGACGATTCCGTAACAATCCActcataaatttattgaaaaattagtttacaatatttagggccgtttaaaaccttgaaatcgtatgggaaatcattgttttaaccctactttaaatttaacaaacggacgagaactTAACAAAAGcttgaaaaatttcattttcttcGGCTTCATAAAACTTAGATAAGTCTACACTTATTATAAGtagtaaatttgaatttaaatgggtaaatttcctttaaatctttgaaaatttaatcaaaattgcACCATTTTCACATCAAAATTTGTTATAGAAATTTGAGCCATCTTTTCTACTGGAATATTTCCTTAATGATATAAAGATCAAAAACTCCCAACTTTTAATTCTCGTACgctattttcaaataaaaatggtatGAAGTGcaatacaacttttttattacttttcttaaatgagaaaattttacattttctgtCTTTCGACAGATGAGCCTGTAAATGTTTCGGAATCTAAGAGTTTTGGAAAACCGtaataaaatcatattaattctatatgttattttttgatcctGGCGGATTGCGATATGTAAGTTTAGGGCTTGTCCACTGATTATACGTGCTGGTTACTGCCATACTTTCACCTacaactttttcttttataaagtCCTCAAAACTTTGAACATTAGTGAAGACGATCACCCCGTTCTTAATATGGCTAATTATGCCAACCAGTAGATACCTTTTGACGCCGTTAACCTCCTTATAAGTACCTAATACTGAACCAGGTAAATCGTACCTATAACCGCTAGGTTTCTCGACACACAACTGATTTGGTTCAACCGGCAATCCAGTTTTTGTGGAGCAAACGGAATTATCGATCCGGGCCAGTTGTTGTCTTTGAAGGCCCAAAATTCGCCTATTATCAGCATAGAGAAGGGCCGTTAAAGTTTTCAATGGAGTTGAGTTCACTGTGAGGCAGATTGGTTTCACAAGATCTGAAAAGAATagctttttgtaaaaaatattcaatatttaacataaaaatatattacctTGGATTAACACTGGTTGAGCTAGTTCAAGCAAAGCTATATTGTTCTCTTTTGATTTTGACGAGGGTGAGAATTTGGGGTGCTTGTCGATCTTAAGGACACGAATTTCGTCCGTATGGTATCTTGATCGCACGGTTCTGAAAGAAgagaaatttagttttacgaacgaaaaaaaataaaatcgcttTAAATTTGATCTGATAGTAAATAACTGATATGCTGCTTACATTTTAGTCACATCTGTGGGCAAATCACTAGCAACAGTCAGAACAAATCCTGTGGaattcagaaaaataagtAGTGATCCTTAGTTgggttttagttttagttggtTCTTACGGTCACTGATCAGAGTGCCTATTATAGTGCGCTGAAGAAGAGTCATCTCCCAGAGACGGACAGCAATATCGCCATGCCATTCACTCCCGCAATCCGGATATACAAGGCGCTCCTCGTACATCTGCACCGTATCCACTATCCACTTCTGGTAGTTCTCTACCCTTGTGTAAACACCTTTGGTATTACATTTTGTAGAGCCGTAGCTTACGATCCCAATCTGCACATAGCTTGTTTTCCCCTGATACTCGAAGTCCGCCGCCAAGGGGCCACCGGAATCGCCATTGCAGGTATCGCCTCCAAGGAATGCTCCTGCGCAGAACTGGCTATCGGTGAGGTTCACATGAAGGGAATCGTAGCATTCGCTCGGTCGTGTTTGCCTTAAGCGGATGGTCTTAATTACATCGCTCAATTCCGTTGTGGTGGTCGTTGTTAAGCCCCAGCCATAAGCTCTAACAAACATGTCTTCCGGAAAGTGTACGGAGTCATCTACGATAATGCAAATCGGTCGGATGTTATCTGCacacataataattattaggAAAACCGAGGAAAATTTGTTAAACGAAAATGAGGAAATCTTACCAGTATATTCCACTGAATCGGTCAGTCTAATTAGAGCAATATCATTTAACATTTTCGAGGAGTGTTCATCAAACCTGGGATGACGGATAAACCGCTGCACGGTGTACTCTTTAACAGCCGTGCAAATCGATATCTGGCAAGATCTATCCTTTTCCCCAAGACGCACGAATCTAAACGGAAATCGGTAAAGTAGTCATCAtcaattatatgtatatatagtatatattatataattactGTGGGTTTTTGGCTCCGCTGTGGGCAGCTGTTAGAACGAagcctaaaaatattattattaaagattATACGAATTTAATATTGAATTCTCTTTCACTCACGCTTAGAGATAAGACTTCCACCGCCTACGAATTCCCTTTTACCATCGTATAAGCTGGCCATCCATGCGGTGTCGTAATACCGAGCGTCTATCCCAGCGGTAATTTTTGGGCCGAGCTCTACATGTCCTTCGCATGTCCTATCCAGGAGGTAGGCTAAGTCCTGGTGGAAAAGCAGACACGCGAACAGAGCTATCAAGAACACAGACATCCTCTCCCTCGAGCATCTGCCGAACGACTGATGCTGATAAGTGAGTCTGAATGGGATGGTCTCCCGGAGAGTCTaacaataaatcaaatatgtTTGTATTGAActcaaaaatacattaaacCCGCATAGTTGTATACTCAACTCGTGCCATCTTGACCTGCGATAACAAACATATCTTGAAACCAAGATTTTCAAAACTGTTAAACTCCATTTCCGctctatttaaataatacacATAAGAGATATTAAATGTTTGTGgtatatttatacaaaatgTAGTAAAGCTAAATCCTAATGTTGCTAGTTATAAATACAGGCGTTCACTCAGTAgattacacacaaaagttcGTCATGGATTGTTTGGACATTTAACAGAGAATAGGATAAacagtataaataaatagggcgcatacataaaatatatatacaagcAAGATCAGTAAAGCCATTTCGAATGCGTGGGCACACCCATATCACACAAAGCTGCTGCTGGGCTCATCGAGGTAAGCACACCGCGAGCCCGCCTCCTCGAGGGACTTTCGTCCCAGTTCCAGTGGTATTTTGCTGGCAAACGCTGCCGGTTTCGAGGCTTCTTTAGGCGATGTCGGCACCTGTTTGCTGGTTGGGGAGAACTTGTTGCAATAGTTGCCCGTGGGCTGGGTCACGGCCACGCCCCAGTTGGAGGGCTTGATGGGCAGCACCTTTGGCTTCGGCGGCAGCGGAGGCGGCGCTTTGGCCAATTCCGTTGGGTCCTGCGTCTCGGCGGACAGTTCAGTCTCTGGCTCCTGGTCCACCTTCATGGGCGACACCGTCTGCTGGCCACGTGTGATGGACAGACGTGGCGCCGGCTGCGGAATCTCCGTGGGCGTGGACGCCGCCTTGCTCACAGGACTCAAACTGGCGCGCACCTTGCGCAGCTTCGAGACTGCCGCGCTGAGATTCTCCTTGTTCTTCAGGAAATCGGGCAGATCGAAGTTAATCTCGGTGCCGCGTTGATCCTCCAGCCTTGCCAGCTGTGCCCGCTTCAGGCCCTCGAGTAGTTCATCTGCAATGGCATACAAGAAATCAGTTAGTTTTGATTATTCTCTGGCGGAGGCACGGCAAGGTTACCCACCTTGGTGCTCGGCTACTCGCTCCGTCACCTGCAGCTTCACGCCCGCCTTCAGTTTGGCTATAATCGGCTTCTTGGGATCCGCGGCAGTCGCCTCCTCGGACTGCTGACTGCCAGTAGTGGACTTCTTCTTGAGCTTGGGCAGCTTGCTACCCGGAATGTTGCCGCCGCCGTCGCGCTGCTGGCGCCGCATGCGTTCAAacagcgacgacgacgacgcctCCGAGGGCGCCTCGTTGGACTTCATGGAGCAGAGATCGACGGGTCGCGACCTCTCACTGGCCGCCGCATCCGCCTTGCTGGCCAGCAGCTCGTTGAACACCTTGTTCGTCAGCTCATCCAGCTGGCCCTGCGGCAGCGGCTTCATCGGTTTGCTTTGCTTCGGCGGCATGCTACTGCCGCCGCCAACCTGAAAATCCGGATTGAGCAGCACAATGCGCAGTCGCTGGCCATCGGCCATCGTCACCGGCTGGTTGAGATCCAGCGGCGCCTGAGTGTCCCTCATGATCACCTGCACCTGCTCCATCTTGTAGTTGTACTTGCTGAGTATGGGCCGAATCACCTCGTGCAGCTGCTTCTTGGGCTTGCTCTTCACCGATATCACCTTGGGATCGGGCAGGTCCAGCTTGAAGGCCACCCGCCGCTCGATCAGCACCTCCTTGCCCGCGAGCATTTGCGACGGCTGCTGCACATCGATGGACTTGGTGCTGCCCTGGAACACAATGTCGTAGTAGGGATACACTAGGTTCCGCTTCTCTAGCAGTCGTTCCACCAGTTCTCCCACTGTTTCTCCAGCACGCGTCTGGACTATGGTAGTGGCTCCATCGGTGAGGATCACCCGGCACAGCGAGCACACGCTTTCCGCACTGGCTCCTTGGCCTCCTCCGCCGGTCGCGGTGGTGGCCGCGTCAAAGGAGGACAACGAGGACCTGGAGCTGTGTATGTCGCTCAGGGAATTCTGACCGGAGACGAGCTTCAGCGAAGCACTGGTGAGCGGGGCAGGTGGCGGAAGTGGTGGCGCCGGCATCAGCGAATGCTGCAGGTCAGCCATTATCTCGGTGCGATAACGGGACTTGCTCCGCGTCTTGCGGTGCCAGGGAAGCAGACTCTTGCGACGCCGATCCTCCGCATTGCTAGCCGATTTTTTGAGCTGTCAAAAGAAGCAgtttgttattaatattttagtagTTCAGATAAGAGCCCTGCGTAAATCAttcaatatttgttttaatttctgttttgtttaaacagttttttcatttcattttgaattgaatgaatgaatgaataatttttataaatttttggaatttgccaaattttttttctgctttcttttgagaacaaaaagtgataaattttaacaaaacaatgttaactgcttagtaaataaaatttaggcagatttaatcacaaaattatggcctttcttcttcaaaagaaattgtcgtttgaattatttcggaatttatgccattcattcattcaattccattaaactcaaaattcaaattcattcaattctattaaactcaaaattctaattaattcattcatataaaacaaaaaattccaaaaaaattcaTTGATAGATAGGCATGAAACACTCACCTTGGAGAAGGCGCCCATGTGAAAATTTGTCTTGAGCAGCTCGTCCAGATCCAGGCCGCTGTAGGGCAGCGGCTGGTTCTTCTGCTCCGCCTCCACGCAGCTCTTGTACATGTCGGAGCGGATGAATCGCTGGTAGCTGTCGAACTTCATCAGGTTGAAGATCTGCTTCTGGGCCGGCGCAAATATGTCCGGCGCGGCACCGGCCAGCTTCTCCTCGGTGAGGCTGCGTGCCTGCGAGTCCACGTTGACGGGATcactgctgctgttggccaAATGCTTGCCAAAGATCTCACGGGCCTGGACCACGCGATCCGCCTCGGATTCCAGCAGGCGGTAACGCTCGCAGGCGGTCCAGAAGTAGATGTTCTCCGCCGAGAACTCCTTCTTGAGGAACTCGGAAAAGGTCTGCATGCCGGCGGCATCCTGCAGCATCCGCTCGAAGGAGCCACCCCAGTTGCTCGGACAGCCATGTTCTTGGGCCGCATCCTCTGGAGCAACGGAAGCGGTGATAGAGGAGGGCGGGGCAGGCGTGGTCAGGATCTTGGGCACCTGTAGCAGGCTCAACTGATGCTGACTGCGCGTCGACTTGAGATCCGAGGAGTCCAGCATCAGCGTCTTGATGTACATGTCGTTGTCGGAGGCGTTCATCGAGGCAGTGCGTCTCACTGGCGACGACTGgcccggctgctgctgctccttggcCACCTTGTCGGAGCGGGGAGTGCGGAAGGAAGACTGTCCCCAGGCTCGGCGGAAGGGCGAGGCATTGGCGGGCAGAGCGCGGTTCTGGAAAAATCAAGGAGAGATATTGCATTAAAATCGGGTGATAAATTTAAGTGATAATagattataaaactaattattgaaatgtaaaaattagaattttcttttcattgattTCTCTTCGATCTAAATATGGTTTCCCTTACAAACCCTCTATGTTTCAATTAAAGTGATCTTGTTGCAAGTCCAAGTACGCAATAGAGTACAAAAAAGACGTCCATTCATGGGCCATTCACAACTACAAATTGCGGGCATCCAGAGGAGACCGTCATTATCATGGTCAGACGGGAACGATAAACTTTTGAACCCGCCGAGCTAACTcataaatttgtttgtgtgacgCATGGCGGGTCTGGTTTCTTCCCCCGAGAATTGTGTGTTAAGACATTCTGGAGTGCTTCTATGCTAGTTGCTTCGAGGCGAGTTCCCCTATGCTGATTATGATTATGcttatgatgatgatggtggtgcCCCATAgccatttatgtatttactGCACTCGGAGCCACGATAATCGCTGCTCAAACAAACAGAGAATCTCTCTAGTCGCAAACTGGTCATTGTATTTGTGCATTTCCCACCGGCTTTTCGTTTAACGACAGCTTTTGTCCGCCATCCATCCCCTTATGGCGAGAGATTAATGAATTCCACTCCTAAACCCATCATTCTATTCAGATCTC
This portion of the Drosophila takahashii strain IR98-3 E-12201 chromosome 3R, DtakHiC1v2, whole genome shotgun sequence genome encodes:
- the LOC108064445 gene encoding protein hook: MAFSTQKEFFHVPFNNETYEFECIDACVKLKSYPSTIDDRSWSANEDKKSQFVADLVACNSPIKKERDGDARPKPRTTTPLGPEDEYGSNLVVGDSLINAADDTIGRMQDLMIKNNMLQKKLADSDEKLRTANQESDEIKRIMDQRYDPDKSKALKNKIRQLADDGKITPQDEKELNDLQAAIDDMNKAHDILEAENANLKRLIDKQSKRCKLDSIPVEPEKSTDIPYLQKKIDDLGKEVALLREFEDEVMKRCAKKCGAEGGGGGGGAPAGSRGGSPGKGSFSPNKDADNIQKILADRDALRKKCKELEELGEKVNQLEEKANEAECLTNNLEENLRQQCHCMQQLQCEMQDMQSYYENEVDKAKGNEEILKCRCNQMKQELVAAKCAAQRAQCQQMEIDVLRNELRKRDIAINAYDCQYQQLMMKAKMFKSAGYRFLDDLPPDCSESCVDGAEDDEEEGNGAP
- the mRpL45 gene encoding large ribosomal subunit protein mL45, with amino-acid sequence MEKLASAKTCLKLLQVVPGVQQAVTIPGGMVNPLQNLIQMQQVRHRQTKHWQPEFKRLRKQKFVKMDLPNLREKQEDISKEEMRSRMKERGVLPPRPWMERPFHISCTGGIFEAYVPPEGDGKKSIISSTGAKQKLEFLEKKSKSLMAVRKIRSYEESFSSDEFGAEAQEIYIQAHTHMAAKDKYKIREFVSERCYPEMMHNVKDKTIRWKFLQSLEPPRVVHARVTEVITKENQFAQVTVRFHSQQMLAIYDRFGRLMHGSEILTKDVLEYVVFEKHISNEYGKWRLHDKIIPDWLPAKQPAPITYRLIEDVEEEPPKELSAGEGEKETKPLEIGSEQPREQLQLSTPVESRAKPSLSI
- the LOC108064444 gene encoding uncharacterized protein, translating into MARTLRETIPFRLTYQHQSFGRCSRERMSVFLIALFACLLFHQDLAYLLDRTCEGHVELGPKITAGIDARYYDTAWMASLYDGKREFVGGGSLISKRFVLTAAHSGAKNPQFVRLGEKDRSCQISICTAVKEYTVQRFIRHPRFDEHSSKMLNDIALIRLTDSVEYTDNIRPICIIVDDSVHFPEDMFVRAYGWGLTTTTTTELSDVIKTIRLRQTRPSECYDSLHVNLTDSQFCAGAFLGGDTCNGDSGGPLAADFEYQGKTSYVQIGIVSYGSTKCNTKGVYTRVENYQKWIVDTVQMYEERLVYPDCGSEWHGDIAVRLWEMTLLQRTIIGTLISDRFVLTVASDLPTDVTKITVRSRYHTDEIRVLKIDKHPKFSPSSKSKENNIALLELAQPVLIQDLVKPICLTVNSTPLKTLTALLYADNRRILGLQRQQLARIDNSVCSTKTGLPVEPNQLCVEKPSGYRYDLPGSVLGTYKEVNGVKRYLLVGIISHIKNGVIVFTNVQSFEDFIKEKVVGESMAVTSTYNQWTSPKLTYRNPPGSKNNI